The genomic DNA CATCGCCGACCGCTGCCTGCACCGAGGCGTGACCCTGTCGGACAAGGTCGAGTGCTACTCCAAGGCCACGATCTCCTGCTGGTATCACGGCTGGACCTACCGCTGGGACAACGGGAAGCTCGTCGACATCCTCACCAACCCGACGAGCGTCCAGATCGGTCGGCACGCGCTCAAGACCTACCCGGTGCGCGAGGAGAAGGGGCTGGTCTTCCTGTTCGTCGGCGATCAGGAACCGCACGACCTGGCGGAGGACGTGCCCCCGGGCTTCCTCGATGCCGACCTGGCCGTCCACGGGCAGCACCGGGTGGTCGACGCCAACTGGCGCATGGGTGTCGAGAATGGCTTCGACGCGGGCCACGTCTTCATCCACAAGTCGTCCATCCTGCTCGACGGGAACGATATCGCGCTCCCGCTGGGCTTCGCGCCCGGCGATCCCGAACAGCTGACGCGGTCGGTCACCGGCGAGGGGGCGCCCAAGGGCGTGTTCGACCTCCTCGGCGAGCACAGCGTGCCGATCTTCGAGGCGACGATCGAGGGCCAGCCGGCGATCCAAGGTCACATGGGCAGCAAGATGGTCGCGATCAGCATCTCGGTCTGGCTGCCCGGCGTGCTGAAGGTCGACCCGTTCCCCGACCCCACGCTCACCCAGTTCGAGTGGTACGTGCCGATCGACGAGGGGCACCACCTCTACCTCCAGATGCTCGGCCGCCGAGTCGGCTCGGAGGAGGAGGCGCGGTCGTTCGAGGCCGAGTTCCGCGAGAAGTGGGTCGAGCTTGCGCTGAACGGGTTCAACGACGACGACATCCTCGCGCGCCGGTCGATGGAGCCGTTCTACGCCGACGACCGCGGCTGGCGCGAGGAGGTGCTGTTCGAGTCGGACCGCGCGATCATCGAGTGGCGGCGGCTCGCCAGCCAGTACAACCGCGGCATCCAGACGAGGGACGTCCGATGACCGGCGTCGACAGCTACCGGGTGAACCAGCTCGTCCAGGAGCTGTTCGCGGACCCGGCCAACCTGGAGGCGTTCGCGAACGACCGCGAAGCGCTCTACGACCGCTACGGCCTGTCGCGCGAACAGCGGGCGGCGATCGACGCCGGCGGGCAGGAGGCCCTGACCGGGGCGGGTCTCCACCCGGTGCTCCAGATGCACCACTTCATGGCGACGAACCCGGCCGCGCCCGACTTCGTGTCGATCAAGGCCTACCGCGGACTGGTGAAGGGTCATGGCTGAGCTCGTCGGCGCCTTCGCGACATCCCACGTCCTTTTCGGCTCGCCCGTGGGCGACGACCAGGCGCTGCGCGTCGTGGACGGGATGAACGAGATCGGACGGCGCGTGCGCGCGCTTGATCCCGACCTCCTCGTCGTGGTCGGATCCGACCACCTCTTCAACATCACGACCAAGCTGCAGCCGCCGTTCACCGTCGGCGTCTCGGATACCTTCACACCCTTCGGGGACATGGACATCGAACGCCGGCCGTTCCCCGGGCACCGCGCGTTCGCCCAGGCCCTCTGCCGCCGCGCGGCCGACAGCTTCGACCTGGCACAGGCGGAAGAGCTTCGCCCGGACCACGGCGTCATGGTGCCCCTGATGTTTGTCAACCCCGAAGGCACGACGCCCGTGGTGCCGCTGCTGGTCAACACGAACATGGATCCGGCGCCGTCGCCCGCGCGCTGCGCGGCGCTCGGCGAGGTCGTGGCGCGGACCGTGGCCGAGGACCTGCCGGCCGAAGTCCGCGTAGTGGCGCTGGCGACCGGTGGCCTCAGCCACTGGATCAACCTACCCCGCCACGGCGAGGTCAACGCGGCGTTCGACGAGCGCGTCATCGAGGCCCTCGCCTCTGGTGACCTCGGCGACCTGTCCGGCATGGGCGTGCCCGAGCTGCTCGACCAGGCGGGCAACGGCGGCCTCGAGATCGTGAACTGGATCATGGTGGCGGCGATGGCGGCCGGCCGCGGCTGGCGCGGCGAGCGGATCTACTACGAGCCGATGCCGCAGTGGATGACGGGGATGGGCGGCATGGCGTTCCGCTAGCCGCGCGGCGTCCGGCTCGGGCGCGAGGCCAACGAGGATTGGAGGTTCTGATGCAGACGGTTCAGGAGGCCGGCCGGCGGGCCGACGCCGGCGGGATAGACACGTTCTACCTCGAGGAGGGGGCCGGACCCCCGATCGTGCTCATCCACGGCGGCGGTGCCGGCGCGGACAGCTGGGGCAACTGGCGCAACGTCATCCCCCACCTCTCGAGTGATCGCCGGGTGATCGCGGTCGACATGGTCGGCTTCGGCCACACCGCCAAGCCGAACGGCGACTTCGTCTACTCGCAGCCGGCGCGCGTGCGGCACATGATCGCGTTCCTGGACGCGCTCGACGTCGGTCCGGCGACGCTGGTGGGCAACTCCATGGGCGGCGCGACGGCGATCGGCGTCGCGGTCGAGCGTCCCGATCTCGTCTCCAAGCTCATCCTCATGGGGAGCGCCGGCCTGGTCACGCGCATCGATCCCGCGCTGGCACCGATCCTGAAGTACGACTTCACGCGCGAAGGCATGGTGCGGCTCGTGCGGGCGCTGACGACCGACAGCTTCCGAATCGACGACGAGATGATCGACTACCGATACGAACTCTCCGTCCAGGACGACACGCGGCGCGCATACTCCGCCACGATGGCGTGGATCGCCGAGCAGGGCGGCCTCTTCTGGGAGGAGGACTACATCCGCCGGATCAGCGTGCCCACGCTGGTCGTGAACGGCAAGTGCGACAAGGTCGTGCCGGTCGGCCAGGCGTATCGCTTCCTGGAGCTCATCGACAACAGCTGGGGCTACCTGATCCCGGACTGCGGGCACTGGGCGATGATCGAGCACCCCGACGACTTCGCGCGCATCACGAGGAGCTTCGCCGATGCGTGACGGTCCGCCCCCGTGCCGCCGTGCGGCCGGCCGGCACGCCCCGCGAGGCTGATCGTGTCGGAGACCATCCGGCTCCGCTTCGTGGCTGCAGACGGCGCGGCGAGGGAGGTCGACGTGCCGCCGACGGGTTCGCTGATGGAGGCGGCGGTCCGCAACGGCGTCGACGGCATCGTTGCGCAGTGCGGGGGCGCCTGCGCCTGCGCGACATGCCACGTCATTGTCCCGGTGGACTGGTTCTCCAGGCTGCCCCCGCCCGACGAGGCCGAGACCGACATGCTCGAGTGCGTGGAGGAGCCGCGGCCGACTTCGCGCCTGTCGTGCCAGATCCGCCTCTCCGCTGCGCTCGACGGACTCGCCGTGAACCTGCCCGCCAGTCAGCTCTGAGGCCGGGCTCGGAGGGCCCCGAGCCGCCCGCCGCGCCGTCGGGATCCCTGGTCGGGATGCTCCCGTCGTCCGATCGGGCGGGTGGAGTGGGCGAGGGCGGGTTCCCCGCCGGCCGCGGCGCGTCCCCGCCGACGCGCCGTCAGGCGATGGACGAGGACGGCAGCTGGTCCGACAGCGCGGCCGTGTGGCGCACGTGGGCGCGCATCGCCTCCTCCGCGCGTTCGGGCTCGCCCGCGACGATCGCCTCGAGGATGGCGATGTGCTCGTCGCGCGAGGAGCGCCACACCGCCGGGGAGACGATCCGGAAGAACACCAAGCGCATGTCGGGCAGGTCCAGCAGTCCGAGCACCCGGCCGAGCGTGACCGCGTCGGCGGCCTCGACGATGGACCGGTGCAGCCTCTCGTTCGCCTGTATCAGGACCTGCGGGTTCTGGTCCGTGTCGCGTTCGCGCTCCTCGCGGAGGAGTTCGTGCATCACGTCGGACGGGCCACGCGTCGCCACGTTGGCGGCCGCCCGCCTCGCCGCGAGTCCCTCCAGGAGCTCGCGCACCTCGAAGATCTCGAGCAGCATCGCTCTCGAGGCGCGCGAGACCACGGCGCCCTTGTTGCGCTCGAGGGTGACGAGGCCATCGACGGAGAGGAGACGCAGCGCCTCGCGGACCGGGCCGCGGCCCAGCTGGAGCAGCCGCGCAAGATCGCCCTCCACGAGGCGGTGGCCCGGGGCGAACTCGCCGTTCCGCACCCCCTCCCTGATGAGGTCGGCGGCGCGCTGCGCGAGAGATTGATCCGATCGGGCCCCCAAGTCTTCTCCTTCCCAACTATCCCGCCGGGTTCCGGCCGGCTCGATCTCGGGTTATCAGAGGGCATAGCGTGGAAAGTACGCTAAACAACGCTAAGCGAGAACGCATGGCGAACGCTCGATGCGAACGGACGGGCGCTTAATCAGGCGGGCCGTTCGATTCCCATCCTACGCATTTCGCGATAAATGGTCGATCGGCCGATGCCGAGTTGCCGCGCTGCTTCGGTAGGCGAGATACGAGCTTCGACCAGCTTGATGGCCGCATCCACTTTGGACATGTCCAGCGGCTGACGGCCAGGCTGTTTGCCCTTAGCACGGGCGGCGGCAATACCATCTCTGGTTCGCTCAGAAATCAGCCGTCGCTCAAAATGGGCGATGGCCCCAAACACATGGAAGATGAGCTCGCCGGCAGCTGACGAAGTGTCGATCTTTTCTTCAAGGCTCAGGAGCGCGATGCCCTGACCGCGTAGCGTCTCAACCGTGGTGAGAAGTTCGGCAAGCGAGCGCCCAAGCCGATCGAGGCGGACCACCGCCAGCGTGTCACCCTTGCGGGCATAGGCGATTAGCTCAGCCAGACCGGGCCGTTCCATGCTCTTACCTGAAATGACATCGGTGAAGATTTTGATGGCGCCAGCCTTCTCCAGACGCATGGTCTGGCCCGCAACGTCCTGATCGCCGGTGCTGACGCGGGCATAGCCCAGAATATCACCCATGCCGCACGTCTCCCAAACGGTCGTTCTGTGGACGATCTGAAGGGCGATCGCTTCGCCCCATCCATATCCGTCCACATACTATGTCTCTTTACTCATGGCTGTCCATAGGCCCAGATGACCTTTTGTGGACGGGAATCGGAATGACGAAGCGTAAGCATCAACTCCTGACCGAGAGCGAACGCGATCAGATCCTCGCCATCCCGAGCGAGCGCGACCATCTAGCCCGGCTCTACACCTTCGAGCCTTCGGACATCGAGATCATCGGCGCACGACGGGAGCGACGGAACCAGTTGGGTGTCGCGCTGCAACTCGCGCTCTTGCGGCACCCGGGCATCACACTGGCGCAGTTGATACAGGACAAGGGAGCGATACCCCATGATCTCGCCGCCTTCGTCGCGGAACAACTTGGTCTACACGTAACCGACCTGGCCAACTATGCAGCGCGGGATCAGACGATGACGGACCATGCCCGCGAGCTGGCGATGCGAGCGGGCCTTCGTGGACCAACCCGCGCCGACATTCCCTTCATGATCGAAGCGGCCGCGAAAACGGCATGGGCGACCGACAAGGGGATGACGATAGCGATCGGCGTTGTCACCGCCCTTCGCGAGGCCCGGATTCTACTGCCGTCCATCTCCACCATCGAACGCGCCAGTAGTGCGGGACGCGCGCGTGCCCGCAAGCAGGCTGCCTACGCCCTGATCGCTGATCTTAGCGCCGAACAGGTCCACGCCCTCGACCAGGTCTTTGACGACGCCGGCGGCATGAGCCAACTCGCTTCGCTCAAGACCATTCCCGTTGCGGCCAGGCCCGATCACATCCGCCAGATTCTCGACCGCCTGCGGCAAGTGCGGAAGATCGGCATCTCCCCGGACGTGGCTGGCCGCATCCATGCCGACCGATTTCGGCAATATGTCAGGGAAGGCCGCGCTTCGCCTGCCTATATGGCCCAGTCGGCCCGAAGCTGCGATTTTGGCCATGTTGAAGAACAAAGATTGAACATGGCGATCTACCAGGCTCGCTCTTGTCCTCCAATCTCGTAAACATCGGTCTCGATCGAGCACCTGTAGCTCTCTGCGATGTTGAACATCTCTGTCTGGAGAGATGCGATCTCATCATCGAGGCTGACGCCATCGGCACCCTGATCATAGGCGACGGTCAGCGTGTAATCGCAGTTCCCGGTCTTTTGCATCTGGTAATCCCGCTCCAGCATCGCCTCAATGCGCTCGCGAGCGGGCTTTCTGCCACGACCATGCTTGTTGAAGTTCTCGATGGTCAGATGCAGGGCGATGGTGACAGAAGGCGGCTTTTCCGGCAGCCCGATCCTTGAAGGAATGACGTCAAGCGCCCGATAGACGGTCATTCTTGAGATCTTGAGGTCGCGCGCGACGCTGGCCTTGCTCGCGCCGGCGGTGATCCGGCGTCGGATTTCATCGTCATCGATGTTTTTCTTCCGGCCTTTGTAGACGCCTTCGGCGCGCGCCGCCTCGATCCCGGCGCGCTGCCGGTCCTTGATGAACGTCAGTTCCATGTCCGCGACCATGCCCAGAATGGTGGACTTGTAACGGTTTTGCGCCGGTCCCCTATCTCATTATGCCACCTTGGCCTCAAAGGCGAGTGGGCTGATCCCGCCCAGATATGAATGGCGCCGCCGTGAGTTGTAGAAGCCATTGATGTACTGAAAGATGGCGGCCTCTGCTTGCCGCCGGGTTGGCCAGCTCTGCCGCCAGATCATTTCCGCCTTCAGGGATTTGAAGAATGTCTCGACGGCGGAGTTGTCGTAACAATTGCCTTTGCCGCTCATGGATGGACGCAGGCCGTAGGCCTGCAGCTTCTTTTGGTAGTCATAGGAGCAATATTGGCTGCCGCGATCGGAATGAAAAATGCAGCCATGCGGCGGATTGCGCAGGCGCACCGCCATATCCAATGCCCGGATGGCCAGATCCTTCTTCATCCTATCGCTGACAGCCCAGCCAACGACACGGCGGCTGTGCAGGTCGAGGATGACGGCAAGGTAGAGCCAGCCTTCCGATGTCCAGACATAGGTGATGTCGCCAGCCCATTTGCAATTTGGCGCATCGGCGGCAAAGTCGCCATCCAACCAGTTCGCTGCGACACCCAGGCGATGGTGGCTGTCCGTCGTCACCTTGTGTTTGCGTGTGCGGACCGGCTTGATCCCGTTGATCCGCATGAGGCGGCCGACCCGACGCTCACCAACATCAAGGCCCGCCTCCTTGAGTTCCATCGTCATCCTCGGACGACCGTAGCTGCCAAGGCTCAGGCTATATTGTTCCCGAATATGGGCCAGCACCCTCATGTCTGTCCGCTCCCGATGACTTACTGGACGCGAGCGCCAGGAACGATAACCGCGCTCGCTCACCTGAAGGACACGGCACATCAGCTCCACCGGCCACCGATGCCGCCAGCTGTGCACAAAGGCGAACCTCACGGCCTTTGGCTCGCGAAGAACTGAGTCGC from Novosphingobium sp. KA1 includes the following:
- a CDS encoding Rieske 2Fe-2S domain-containing protein, with amino-acid sequence MQTASVPAGIAERRTRAWAPYIDAKLGFRNHWYPVRLSAEVAEASPVPVQLLGEKVLLNRVDGVVHAIADRCLHRGVTLSDKVECYSKATISCWYHGWTYRWDNGKLVDILTNPTSVQIGRHALKTYPVREEKGLVFLFVGDQEPHDLAEDVPPGFLDADLAVHGQHRVVDANWRMGVENGFDAGHVFIHKSSILLDGNDIALPLGFAPGDPEQLTRSVTGEGAPKGVFDLLGEHSVPIFEATIEGQPAIQGHMGSKMVAISISVWLPGVLKVDPFPDPTLTQFEWYVPIDEGHHLYLQMLGRRVGSEEEARSFEAEFREKWVELALNGFNDDDILARRSMEPFYADDRGWREEVLFESDRAIIEWRRLASQYNRGIQTRDVR
- a CDS encoding subunit of meta cleavage enzyme, whose protein sequence is MTGVDSYRVNQLVQELFADPANLEAFANDREALYDRYGLSREQRAAIDAGGQEALTGAGLHPVLQMHHFMATNPAAPDFVSIKAYRGLVKGHG
- a CDS encoding subunit of meta cleavage enzyme — encoded protein: MAELVGAFATSHVLFGSPVGDDQALRVVDGMNEIGRRVRALDPDLLVVVGSDHLFNITTKLQPPFTVGVSDTFTPFGDMDIERRPFPGHRAFAQALCRRAADSFDLAQAEELRPDHGVMVPLMFVNPEGTTPVVPLLVNTNMDPAPSPARCAALGEVVARTVAEDLPAEVRVVALATGGLSHWINLPRHGEVNAAFDERVIEALASGDLGDLSGMGVPELLDQAGNGGLEIVNWIMVAAMAAGRGWRGERIYYEPMPQWMTGMGGMAFR
- a CDS encoding alpha/beta fold hydrolase, with translation MQTVQEAGRRADAGGIDTFYLEEGAGPPIVLIHGGGAGADSWGNWRNVIPHLSSDRRVIAVDMVGFGHTAKPNGDFVYSQPARVRHMIAFLDALDVGPATLVGNSMGGATAIGVAVERPDLVSKLILMGSAGLVTRIDPALAPILKYDFTREGMVRLVRALTTDSFRIDDEMIDYRYELSVQDDTRRAYSATMAWIAEQGGLFWEEDYIRRISVPTLVVNGKCDKVVPVGQAYRFLELIDNSWGYLIPDCGHWAMIEHPDDFARITRSFADA
- a CDS encoding 2Fe-2S iron-sulfur cluster-binding protein, giving the protein MRLRFVAADGAAREVDVPPTGSLMEAAVRNGVDGIVAQCGGACACATCHVIVPVDWFSRLPPPDEAETDMLECVEEPRPTSRLSCQIRLSAALDGLAVNLPASQL
- a CDS encoding GntR family transcriptional regulator; its protein translation is MGARSDQSLAQRAADLIREGVRNGEFAPGHRLVEGDLARLLQLGRGPVREALRLLSVDGLVTLERNKGAVVSRASRAMLLEIFEVRELLEGLAARRAAANVATRGPSDVMHELLREERERDTDQNPQVLIQANERLHRSIVEAADAVTLGRVLGLLDLPDMRLVFFRIVSPAVWRSSRDEHIAILEAIVAGEPERAEEAMRAHVRHTAALSDQLPSSSIA
- a CDS encoding recombinase family protein, which produces MGDILGYARVSTGDQDVAGQTMRLEKAGAIKIFTDVISGKSMERPGLAELIAYARKGDTLAVVRLDRLGRSLAELLTTVETLRGQGIALLSLEEKIDTSSAAGELIFHVFGAIAHFERRLISERTRDGIAAARAKGKQPGRQPLDMSKVDAAIKLVEARISPTEAARQLGIGRSTIYREMRRMGIERPA
- a CDS encoding IS3 family transposase (programmed frameshift), coding for MMKHSEEFKQEAVRIALTSGLSRGRVASDLGVGKSTLNKWVSHYRPSDLVAAPQADLARENERLRLENRVLREEREIPKKGDSVLREPKAVRFAFVHSWRHRWPVELMCRVLQVSERGYRSWRSRPVSHRERTDMRVLAHIREQYSLSLGSYGRPRMTMELKEAGLDVGERRVGRLMRINGIKPVRTRKHKVTTDSHHRLGVAANWLDGDFAADAPNCKWAGDITYVWTSEGWLYLAVILDLHSRRVVGWAVSDRMKKDLAIRALDMAVRLRNPPHGCIFHSDRGSQYCSYDYQKKLQAYGLRPSMSGKGNCYDNSAVETFFKSLKAEMIWRQSWPTRRQAEAAIFQYINGFYNSRRRHSYLGGISPLAFEAKVA